The Papaver somniferum cultivar HN1 unplaced genomic scaffold, ASM357369v1 unplaced-scaffold_107, whole genome shotgun sequence genome includes a region encoding these proteins:
- the LOC113327676 gene encoding probable leucine-rich repeat receptor-like protein kinase At1g35710: MSQRVKVSTDTLIVLLALLLVSSYSVVHFASGSYFSSNHPKQLLKAVGAEQEVDALLKWKSTLLNQTTSLLSSWKINSTASTTSPCKWYGITCNKGSVTELNVTGLGLRGTLYKFNFSSFSNLVTLDLSENELYGTIPSQVSDLTKLTYLDLSANNLSGHVPTEITFLTSLLYLGLSENHIIGSIPQEIGNLYFLTHLGLSANNLTGSIPNSICNLTSLSNLYLGNNQLSGIIPQDIGKLRSLTGLYLYKNSLIGSIPASLTNLTSLYALSLYDNQLSGIIPRDIGRLSSLITGLDLSENNLSGSIPISVCNLTNLTYLCVLANNLSDIIPIEIGRLRSLTGLYLNQNNLSGSIPSSLTNLTSLRILQLFSNQLSGVIPQDIGRLRSLIKLGFSENNLIGSIPTSLTNLTSLDDLALDRNQLSGNIPQHIGRLGSLTRLEFSDNRLFGPIPSSICNLANLTYLSVFGNQLSGSIPRDLGNLRSLRDLFMFRNKLTGSIPASVGNLKNLVIVSLFQNKLTDAIPASLGNLSNLRILTLFDNHLTGSLPIELKNLSHLKLLALDNNSLSGIIPTSIWYCRNLTYLSLGSNNFTGNISNEIETARGLGYLLLNDNFLSGTPPKSISKLQYLKVLDLSNNKFEGNIPTVFCSLRDLEILSLQSNQFNGSIPEEINHLRHLRILDLSKNYLTSQIPNSIGNLKKLQSRLNDSFLIDDYASGFFGVKMVIKGNDIKVEVPYSYTSAIDLSCNNLDGNIPIEISSLKGLYMLNLSHNHFSGNIPANLGDMSDLESLDLSWNGLSGHIPQSLSSMDSLAFLNLSYNKLNGKIPRGGHFETLSWDGSAFFGNDLLCGFPTDKVCEGDRNTSAGDANPIIQVEEDDQEDAYERILFYGVIALGFGVGFWGLFLVLLLKKEKWWFGYWRIIDSIVIRIIGCIYKN, translated from the coding sequence ATGTCGCAACGAGTGAAAGTTTCCACTGATACTTTAATAGTACTGTTGGCATTACTTTTGGTTTCATCTTACAGTGTTGTTCATTTTGCTTCTGGTTCTTATTTTTCTTCGAATCATCCTAAACAACTTTTAAAAGCAGTAGGTGCAGAACAAGAAGTAGATGCTCTTTTGAAATGGAAATCTACTCTTCTTAATCAAACTACTTCTCTCCTCTCTTCCTGGAAGATAAATTCTACCGCGAGTACGACGAGTCCATGCAAGTGGTATGGAATCACTTGCAACAAGGGAAGCGTCACTGAACTGAATGTAACCGGTTTGGGTTTACGAGGTACGCTTTATAAgttcaacttttcttctttctcaaaCCTTGTTACTCTCGACTTGAGCGAGAACGAACTCTATGGAACCATTCCATCCCAAGTTAGTGATCTTACAAAACTCACATACCTTGATCTTTCTGCCAATAATCTTTCTGGACATGTTCCAACAGAAATTACCTTTCTCACAAGTCTGTTATATTTAGGCCTTTCTGAAAATCATATCATTGGATCCATCCCTCAGGAAATTGGAAATTTATATTTTCTCACTCATCTTGGGTTGTCTGCAAATAATCTCACCGGTTCAATCCCTAATTCAATTTGCAATTTAACTAGCCTGAGCAATCTTTACCTAGGTAATAATCAACTTTCTGGCATCATTCCGCAAGATATAGGAAAGCTAAGGTCTCTTACCGGCTTATATTTGTACAAAAACAGTCTCATTGGTTCAATCCCTGCTTCTTTAACCAATTTGACCAGCTTGTACGCTCTTTCTCTATATGATAACCAGCTTTCTGGAATCATTCCTCGAGACATCGGAAGGCTAAGTTCTCTTATTACAGGCTTAGATCTGTCCGAAAACAATCTCAGTGGTTCGATCCCAATTTCAGTATGCAATTTGACCAACTTGACATATTTATGTGTTCTTGCAAATAACCTTTCTGACATCATACCTATAGAAATTGGTAGGCTAAGGTCTCTTACGGGATTATATTTGAATCAAAACAATCTTAGCGGTTCAATCCCTTCTTCATTAACCAATTTGACTAGCCTGCGCATTCTTCAACTGTTTAGTAACCAACTTTCTGGCGTTATTCCTCAAGATATAGGAAGGCTACGCTCTCTtataaaattaggtttttcagAAAACAATCTCATTGGTTCGATCCCTACTTCTTTAACCAATTTAACTAGCCTCGACGATCTTGCCCTAGACAGAAATCAACTTTCTGGCAACATTCCTCAACATATAGGAAGGCTAGGCTCTCTTACAAGGTTGGAATTTTCCGACAACAGATTATTTGGTCCTATCCCTAGTTCCATATGCAACTTGGCCAACCTCACCTACTTATCAGTTTTCGGAAATCAACTTTCTGGCAGCATTCCTCGTGATTTAGGGAATCTAAGGTCtttacgtgacttatttatgtttcggAACAAACTCACTGGTTCAATCCCTGCATCAGTGGGTAATTTGAAAAATTTGGTTATTGTGTCTCTTTTTCAAAATAAATTAACTGATGCAATCCCTGCTTCTTTGGGTAATTTGAGTAATTTAAGAATATTAACTCTTTTTGACAATCATTTAACCGGGTCATTACCAATAGAATTAAAAAATCTAAGTCATTTGAAACTATTAGCTTTGGATAATAACTCTCTTTCTGGGATAATACCTACTAGTATATGGTATTGTAGGAATCTTACATATCTGAGTCTTGGCTCCAACAACTTTACTGGAAATATTTCCAATGAGATTGAAACAGCTCGAGGATTGGGATATCTTTTATTAAATGACAACTTTCTCAGTGGTACTCCTCCTAAATCCATCAGTAAGCTTCAGTATTTGAAAGTTCTCGACTTATCCAACAACAAGTTCGAAGGAAATATACCCACCGTGTTTTGTTCATTACGTGACCTTGAGATCCTTTCTTTACAGTCTAACCAGTTCAATGGGTCAATCCCTGAGGAGATTAATCATTTACGTCACCTCCGTATTTTGGACTTGTCAAAAAACTATCTCACTAGTCAAATTCCTAACAGCATAGGGAACCTGAAAAAGCTACAAAGTAGACTTAATGATTCATTCTTGATTGACGATTATGCATCTGGGTTTTTCGGAGTGAAGATGGTGATCAAAGGGAACGACATCAAGGTTGAGGTGCCGTATAGCTATACCTCAGCAATCGATCTATCATGCAACAATCTTGATGGAAACATTCCAATAGAGATAAGTTCACTAAAAGGACTGTATATGCTTAATTTGTCCCACAATCATTTCTCAGGTAATATCCCTGCCAATCTCGGAGACATGTCTGATTTAGAGTCATTGGATTTAAGTTGGAATGGGTTGTCTGGACATATCCCACAATCTTTGTCATCAATGGACTCTCTAGCATTTCTGAACTTATCTTACAATAAGTTAAATGGGAAGATTCCAAGAGGAGGTCATTTTGAAACTTTAAGTTGGGATGGTTCAGCATTCTTTGGGAATGATTTATTGTGTGGATTCCCTACAGATAAAGTTTGCGAGGGTGATCGTAATACTAGTGCTGGTGATGCTAATCCTATAattcaagttgaagaagatgatcaAGAGGATGCGTATGAGAGAATATTGTTTTACGGTGTTATCGCTTTGGGGTTTGGAGTTGGATTTTGGGGTTTGTTCttggttcttcttcttaaaaAAGAGAAATGGTGGTTTGGGTATTGGAGAATTATTGATTCCATTGTGATTCGAATAATCGGTTGTATTTACAAAAACTGA